TGTACTAATTACAGGGCCAAGAAGATTCTTGTTTCGTCATACTCTGGGTCGATTTCAGAGCGAAGAGGTATCTGACGTGCTCtgcttatttttaaattgtttccTTAACGCTTATATACACTTAGTTCCCCTTTCTTGTTTTTTCATCCACTTCAATTCATTTCTCCAGGCACAGTTCTTGAGAGCTGAGAAGCATGTCCAGGAGTTGAACATGTCTGTGGACTTGATGAAAAAGAGAGAGCATGAAATTGCTTGAGAGGTCGGCTTTAGCAGAGAAGGATATGAAACGCGGTCTTTCTGAACTCATGTATGCCTCAACATCTACCGACCCACTTCCTTCCTTAATTTAATCGACTTCATTTGCGTTATTAAGGCTACTACTGTCATTATCTGTAGGGACTCTGGAAACAATATACATCGTCTTGCTAAGTCTGTCCACAAGGTTGAATGCGAAGCTGCAGGTAAGAACAACacacaaaatctttttttttttacccttGTCTACCTTCCATTGGTATATGTATTTCTTCCATGTGTTACTCGTATATGTTAATGAGTTTAGATCCGCGCTGTATATTTACACATAGACTTGTATTCTCTGGCAGATTTAATGGAAGGACTACGACAAATTCCTGGAAGGGAAGCTATCAAGCTTAGAGCCGAAGTGAGTCAATTTCTTTTTCATCTCCCtcatgtttaagatttatcgcGGTGAACGGTCATTCAAGTTCTCGTCTTAAATCATCAGGTGGCTTCCATGACTTCGCTCCTGAGACAGAAGAGGATTGCATTGAACAAAAGGATCATGAGGATGTCTGAGCTTGGAGTTCCGGTCTAATATACAACACAAAACCAccatgtttttagtttttctctCCACAAGGTATTTCAAGCATGTTCTCGTCAATAAACATCTAACTCTGTCTGAAAAACAAAACCTTAGCATGAGATAGAAATTTGTCTTTTGCTACTGTTCCTGATATTTGAAATTTGAGAccgttaaaagaaaaaaaaaagtttgagacCGTTTGCTTATTTGCTCGAGTTGTGAGACGCAATGTTTATAGAAACGTAAAAAAGGTTGTTACAAGGGCTAAGCTCAGTCCCATAACTAATATTGAAACGTAACTCTATGGTAAACTGAGTGTGGGCCATCCACCTACGCGACTAGGTGATCCAACTGCTCTTATGGGTTTCATTGCGTCAAAACCTCGTGACGAGCAAGAAGCTTGACCATTCCGACTGTTAATGTCGAGCGTCCGATCTCTCCTCCTTTGACGCTCTCTCTTGAGCAGAGTCCCTAGCTTATCGTTTACCGGTTTTCCCTTGACCGTAACCGGTTTCATCTCCAAGCCCATCAGCTTCGCAACCACCACATTACACTCTTCGCAACCATCCCTTTTAACGCATGACATTCGAACGGGCTGATATAAGTTATCATCATCGTCGTCGGAATCATCAAAAGAACCGTAGTAAGAAGATTCACGGAGCCCAGCCCTTCGAACAATATCTTCTTCAACCTCTAGCTGAAGTATCATACCCTCTAGCGTTATCGGCGACCCTCCACCGAGAGGGGCTTTTCAGGTGTGGCAGATGGTATCATGTCGATGTTTTGATGTTGGTTTAGTGTGGAATTAGTCGAGCCATCGCCACCACAAGAGCTCGGAAAGCTACCACGTTGACCTCATCCTCTCGTCCTCGAGGCGAGAGAGTATTTCTTGTAGGAAGAAGAAAGACAGATCtttcattgttttgttttggggTATTGCCTTAGTGATTTGAAACTGATATAtggtgaaggagaagaagtCATGGTTGTGTACTGTTTACAAGTTTCATATGAAACTTTAGTGGAGTtctaaaaaatcataatattaaaactCTTTTCtactctctcttttctttttaagaaaTTCACCTTTAAATTCTTTATTGGAACTTGGAAGTGCTCTGTCTATGTATGTTTTAACGAGTGTCAACTGTCACGTAGAAAGTGTCATTGGTGGTCACGAGGTTCTCTTTTCTCATCTCTCACGTACGTATTAGATAAATGTTTTGTTCCGAACCATTCTTTGTTTGACGGAGGAGATATTTCTCAAATTCACTAAAACCACAGAATGTAGGGATTTCAATCTTAAGGGAAAATACTGTATCTGAAAATACAATGGTTTTAGTCTAATAATTACTTTATTCCAGCATGCATTGAAAGATGTCGTAACCCGTAGATATAATAATCTTTTGGCATGCTATACTAAGCATATACGTACGTGCATAGATAACATTAACATCAAACCCTAGTTGCCGAGACAGCGATCATGTAATAGAAAGAATTCTCCTTGAGAAATTCTCTGTTGGCAGCAGCTCGAACTGCATACTGTTTGAAGAGCTTGCGGGTCAGGTCAGGACCGAGATAAGCTTCAACCATTGGCTTTAGACCGGCTTGAACCGAGGTAGACATGGCTCGACCGTAAGTCTCCGGATCTTTCAACTCTTGCTGTTTAGCATTCATGGGGTCAGCTATTTTCAGTACCTCCATTTTCTCTATCTTGAAACCACCACAACCATCAATCGCAGCCGCTATCTCCTCTGTGCTTCTCAGGTACACCGGAATGTTGAAACCATCTCTTTTCTCCTCTTCTATTAAACCCTTTTGCAAACTCACAcccaaaaaaatgttttttgtcAATTCCATGTATAGAACATAAGAAAACGGTCCATAAAGTTAAAAAACATGGGGTCATGATGAGCTCTTATTACCTCATCCACTAGATCTTGCCAAGCTTGATCCATAAAAATAGTGAAAAGGTGCCTGAGACTGGAGTCATGATCACTGACTTGGCTCACTAAGCCAGAAGGTCGACCACCCATCAACATAAATAACACTCCTCCTTCAACAATCTCTTCTTTCCGACATTTCAAGAACTGGACTAAGTCCTTGTCTGACTGCTCCGCGTAGGCCTCCACAACTTCTCCCTCTGCTCCTTGTATCCACGCCCTTCCCTTGTTCCATGTCTTCGATCCTTTTTCCATCACTTTTTCCGGTATCTACATATCCAAAAATCATATAACGAGACACATTCAGATCCATGGATAAACCTTTAATAACAACAGTTATAGAAATTAGTTGGTTCGGACATATCTCATAAGAGGAATAGCCACTATTTTTAACCATACTTTATAGATTGTTgtcttttagatatttttattaacatttgATGAACctaagagatttttttttcattaactatatatatatatatatatatatatatatatatatagtttcaatgtgtatatgtatatatccaTTTAGAGATATAGCCATtacaaattacatatatacCAAAATTAATGATTTGTTCATCACCTtcgtctatattattaaatttgtagtacaaaatggagatgtttggatacaaggataggagtattaaaaaaaaataaagtgtttggaaacatggattatagtctttttttaaaaaaaaaaaattgtttggaaacaaagatagtagtattaagcaaaaaataatggacttaagttattaagtccattataaaaaatgttgtcaatatatataaaaaatataatacaaagccCGATTtaaaataccaactcaaattatagtttttatatttcatattaagttttaaaaatataatatatgtaattatttatataatggtacgtatgaaatattattaattatatgattacttatatgatggtacgtataaaatacgattaattatatgatgaaaatatacgatatataataatgactaaggatgggttttcggGTACCCATACGAGTTTGGTTCTAATCGGTTTTctaggtcaaagatttcagccctattaggatgtttctaaatttttgtttgagtttgattcggatctttgcgggtttggttcgggtttggataactcatttaaattattttttaaagttttaaatcactatatattttaaatttctcaaaatctttaaataaaataatataatacctataaatttaaataacatatgtcagaatacctaagttTAGCATAACAATTAgcttgatttaaaattatgaatacaaaatcaataattattttaagtatttttggtgatttgaatatactttaactatttcagatatttatttttgactatctatatatatttttaagtattttaaaccaatttaaaagtatcatttttgatgttttatatacgctaaatctaaaaataattaatatatataagtatataaatctatttatataaattcaGGTACCCGAATCCTTCGCTTTGGATTAgattcggttctttaaataacaaaattttgaataatttgaatatttgatcattttatgtTCGGATTTAGTACTATATTTTCGGATCGGTATCGGTTATGTTCCTTGCCAAAtcctaataattacataaaaacaaatatcatcatattttttaaaatatgcatcCGCGCACTTAGATCAAAgtttataatcaattattttaacaacaaggtaaataaatatgttgattggaaatGGAATAAAACAAATCCAGAGAATTACATAGTTTACTAGAGatactctatgtgtcgaatttattataaaaatgttttattaagataaatacattcaataattacaaaaaataatatatttcataaaattgaaaaataatatctgCGCTTTCGAAGCACccgtcaaaatctagtatattcaTTAATAAGCTAGCGAATAAAGTATATACCTGAGAGAGCCATTGTAAGGCGCTTGTGGTCACAACGACATGTAGCTCTCCTTTCGGAAACAGCCTCCCATAGAACGAGCCGGGAACTCCAGCGGCGAAGTACTTATGGCTCGAGCCGTTAACTTTCTCTTCAAACGATCGAAACAGTGTGTTGAAGTCGTTAGAAGGCAAGTCAGAGAAGAATACCTCAAACTCCAGCTCCGGCTGATCAGATTTTCCGTCAATCACGGTTAGCCTCCGCCGTAACACCTCAACCACCGTGTCCACCGTGGAAAACGTGTTGTCTCCGACCGCACAGCCTAAATCGGCTATCTTTATAATGTGAGATGAGCCTCCTTCGGTGAGCTTTATGGAATTGATGGCTGACGTCAGCATTGGTTTGCTCGAGGCCAGAGCTGCGGCCGGACCGTAGCTGTTTTTGGCGTAACTGACGTCATCCTCGCCGCCTTGCATGGAGAGCACGCATTCGAGGCTTCGAGAAGAATCCATATTTTGATCGTAAAATTTATGTAAGAAGATTAGGTGAACGTTGTAACTACTCGTTAAGTTGATCAAAGGAGGGTCTCTATTTTTGGTCTTAATGAAGTTGCATGAGAACCAAACATCTCTATATATACTCGGCTACATTATGGATTCAAAGGGTTTTCTACTCGAATTTACTTAATTTGATTCAGGACACGTCCTTAAAGTGTACAGTTTCTAAGTGATTCAATGAATTTAACCAAACTTTTATTAACCATTTTTAAACCTAAATTGTTAGTGCAATTTTTTCAACTTATAATGTTCAAAACCTCTTGGTCGTGTTATAAGGGGATGGGTTTGGATTCACTTGCACGAAACTTATAAATCATATTGTTCTGAATACCCACGTAGATATAGATTCTTGTTTTCAGCAGGGCCTATCTAGAGCATATTGGCAAGGtaacttaaaattttagttgTATATATGGTATCAAAATTTTTACATGAATAATAAGagcataaatttttaaatgagtttgggcatattttttttttgaaaatgttggATCAGCACTGGTTTTCAGTTCATTTGAATAGTCTGAAAGAGAGAGTTTATCCATAAACTACATATCTCCTTGAAAACTAGTCTGATCCTTCCATAAGTCtgaagttaataaaaaaaaacttatgatgTTATTTGTGGTCTTTTATGACCTTTTCTTAGACATTTCTTTTACTTTCATACTGCAGGAAGCAAGACAGtattaagaaaaaaagtatTATGAGAAAAGTATTTATACATAACGAGTGAGAATTTGTACAAGTGTGGAACAAGTTAGAGGATAAAGTAACTGATTACTCAAACTGTAGATAGCTGAGATTTTCTATCTCGTGGGTCCATTCGTTCAATAATGGTTAGCGACTTCAGTCTCCATGGAAGAAGTATATGAGCTAGCTATATATAGGTTATAGCGTGTAAAATATATACTGACCtttaactcaaaaaaaaaaaaatatatatatatatatatatactgaccTTAATCATAAAAGCAGAACGCATAAAATTTTCCGAGAGGGGCCAGAAGAGAGAACGctttaaaattcacaaaaatttCTGTTAGTAGAcgttttaaatgttttacacGTAAATCAAGTTAAAGTAGTCGTCGTTGTCTCCAAAGTCTAAAGAGATTAGTAGTTggttgacaaaagaaaatggAAAGAGATTAGCAGTTGCGTCTTAACTTTTGGTATCTATAAAGATTAGTAGATAtggttatttataaaaacaagTCGTTGTCTGTCCTCTatgattattttcttctttcgatatacatatataaataaaatatcacaacTGATAAGGCACAATTTTCCCAGCTAGGTTTATACATTaggacatatatatatatatgacatatttgttaaaataaaacatgcaaaacatataaataacgAAAACAATTGATGTTTATTCACATTTTGTCATTATGATCTTTTTGTTCAACTTCAACTTTATTTATCCAAACATAATATTAACTAGGTTTATatatgacatttattaaaattcttataCTATCCTCTTTGCAATATACTTTTATCTTTTTCCATTCTTAGAAAAAATGAAAGTTTCCTTAATGCTTTACAAAACATCAATCTTCTGAAATAAAGGGTTCGATGGAGAAATCGTTCAGTATACTGtcacttcatagattctttATTTGTAGTCTCCTCGTTtcataatcatttatattttttttagaaataataattcaaaaatatacattttcttCATTTTAATGCATCACCTATTAATTAGATATTAgtgataaattataaaatttgaaaattattgtgtttattgaattttgaaaatagttAAAACTTCATTGGTGCtgacaaaaaaagttaaacatTATGAgaaatagttaaatataaaaaattacaatcaaagatatactttaaaataattgaaataatatcatttatccaatatttatcaaattttcggttcatgttttttttgtaactttctGGTCCATGTTCTTCCCGACCAAACACAAGAAAGTAAGGTAAAAGAAGACTTAATATTGAAAATGCCTATGTATAAAATgcacaattaattttttatccGTATTATTGTGAAGCAAAACAAATCGGAAAATCAGATATCCGTGATATtcataaatattgaaaaaattGCTACTATTTGATCCGTGCTCAGACCTATCTACGACTATCCACCAAATGGATTTGGTCAATATACATCAGCAAATCCATGTTCCAGAATTCAAATTTCCAAAGTTGCAACAggaaaataaatctaaaactttgtgttaataatataatagtgaCTAAATATCCTTCAGAAATAAAGCTATTTTCTTTGTGTGCAGTGACATGATGTTTTTCTTAAAGTTCTTTTTGTTGCTAAAGATGTTGATTTTTTTCATGAAGTACTTTTACTGTCAAAATGGTGGAgatgttatatattttctatatatttatattaatttatttttattttaacacctataaatatttgttatataattttttattagcATTGTCAATTTCTCAAGTTAAAGGTAGTAGTTGTCAGCTTCGAGTGATCTCGAGATGACTATGTCCCTTGGCAAGAATTACCGCAGCTTCACGGCATGTTAAATGGCCAAGAAAAAGCAACCTCCTTCCCTTAGAATTAGATAATCTAACTAGTTAACTACTAATAAACCACCATGCGggttaataaatttaattttgatatatatatatatatatgaacttgtaaaaaacaaaattactaaTAACCAGCAGATAAATAAATGACATCTGAGAGTatacaaatttcttttttaatatccGGTCATTATTCTTTAAAACTGACCCTATACAATACTTAATATAATactaaatataactaaattttatgaTCTTGAAAGTATTTACGTTATACTCtaaaactgaataaaatataaatattcagttgtatttataaaaaatctcaaagttacttaaaagaaagattaagattaattttataattagaaaataaatctaaaagTTTGTGTAAAATAATACTTCCTCCGTTTTAACATAGATGATATTTTAGAAGGActactttgttttattttatatgaaattttgatattttaaagttaattttaattttattgaaaactataaatcaattaaattttacagtattttatataattgattaactggttttaattttttttataacgaaactattaaattatttaacctGGATAACTAAATCAGAATAGAACAAAGTTTTTTTCAGgagaatttaaatttttgatcttCGTGTGTACTAAGATTGTGTACTAAGAGAAAACATCAAGAAGTATTACAAAGTTTCCAAAcctatttattaaatttatgttggGCTAGAGAAAACCAGCCCAAGCCCATATGAAGATCCAAACTGAGGCGATTTATTTAAGATCCGACTCTAGAAGAGGATgaactaaaaaagaaaaaaaaactctctctcGAGACAACAACACATCAATGGCGCCTTCTTCCTCGAGCGGCCTGACCTTCAAGCTTCACCCTTTGGTGATGCTCAACATCTCCGATCACTTCACTAGGGTCAAAACTCAGCTCAACCCTCCAGCCTCCTCCTGCGCGACAGGGAATAACCCCAGCACCGGCGACGCGACGACGCTCACTCaggattttagggtttatgggTGCGTGATCGGTGCCCAGAAAGGACGGACGGTTGAGATCTTCAATAGCTTCGAGCTTTTGTTAGATCCTACAACTGATACTCTCGATAGATCCTTCTTAGAGAAGAAGCAAGAGCTCtgtaagggtttataaaaataaaaataaaaactttaactTTCTCGTCTATGCTTTGGTCTAATGGGTTTGACTTTTGTTTGGGGCTTTTAGATCAGAAGGTGTTCCCTAACTACTACATATTGGGATGGTACTCTACTGGAAGCGACGCTAATGAATCTGACATGAGTATCCACAAAGCTGTGAGTTTGttgttttgaaagttttgtcTCTGTTGTAGTGATTGTGTTGAGTTTTCATCATGTCTTGTGTGTGCAGCTGATGGACATTAATGAATCTCCTGTTTATGtccttttgaatccggctaTCAATCACGCTCAGAAGGATCTCCCTGTGACTATCTATGAAAGTGGTAAGCTTTCATATTATGTCCTTTCATAAGTTTGTACTTTTCATCTTATTGAACATCCAATTTGTGTTTTGTGTGCTTTAGagatttaactttttttttataatcctaTCATCTGATGTGATTGTAAAATTTTCAAGAGTTCCACGTCATTGATGGGATTCCTCAGCCAATTTTCGTGAATGCAAGCTACACAATCGAGGTATATTCTCGATCTGTGATTGTCTAATATAATATGAGTTTTGACTTTTGATAACATGGCGATTATTATAACATGTGCAGACTGTCGAAGCTGAAAGAATATCGGTTGATCATGTTGCACACCTTAAGCCATCTGATGGGGGCTCAGCAGCGACTCAATGTAAGCTCCGTATTTATCACAATCTTCTTACCGCATCCCTATGGAACTTTGGTTGATTCCTCCATGTTGTGCAGTGGCTGCTCATCTCACTGGCATACACAGTGCCATCAAGATGCTTAATAGCAGAATCAGGGTGCTCCATCAATATCTTGGCGCAATGCAGAA
This is a stretch of genomic DNA from Raphanus sativus cultivar WK10039 unplaced genomic scaffold, ASM80110v3 Scaffold0695, whole genome shotgun sequence. It encodes these proteins:
- the LOC108840054 gene encoding gibberellic acid methyltransferase 1 isoform X1, which codes for MDSSRSLECVLSMQGGEDDVSYAKNSYGPAAALASSKPMLTSAINSIKLTEGGSSHIIKIADLGCAVGDNTFSTVDTVVEVLRRRLTVIDGKSDQPELEFEVFFSDLPSNDFNTLFRSFEEKVNGSSHKYFAAGVPGSFYGRLFPKGELHVVVTTSALQWLSQIPEKVMEKGSKTWNKGRAWIQGAEGEVVEAYAEQSDKDLVQFLKCRKEEIVEGGVLFMLMGGRPSGLVSQVSDHDSSLRHLFTIFMDQAWQDLVDEGLIEEEKRDGFNIPVYLRSTEEIAAAIDGCGGFKIEKMEVLKIADPMNAKQQELKDPETYGRAMSTSVQAGLKPMVEAYLGPDLTRKLFKQYAVRAAANREFLKENSFYYMIAVSATRV
- the LOC108842487 gene encoding COP9 signalosome complex subunit 6b; translation: MAPSSSSGLTFKLHPLVMLNISDHFTRVKTQLNPPASSCATGNNPSTGDATTLTQDFRVYGCVIGAQKGRTVEIFNSFELLLDPTTDTLDRSFLEKKQELYQKVFPNYYILGWYSTGSDANESDMSIHKALMDINESPVYVLLNPAINHAQKDLPVTIYESEFHVIDGIPQPIFVNASYTIETVEAERISVDHVAHLKPSDGGSAATQLAAHLTGIHSAIKMLNSRIRVLHQYLGAMQKGDIPCDNSLLRQVASLLRSLPAAQSEKFEEDFLMEYNDKLLMSYLAMITNCTSNMNEVVDKFNTAYERNSRRGGRTPFM
- the LOC108840054 gene encoding gibberellic acid methyltransferase 1 isoform X2 — translated: MDSSRSLECVLSMQGGEDDVSYAKNSYGPAAALASSKPMLTSAINSIKLTEGGSSHIIKIADLGCAVGDNTFSTVDTVVEVLRRRLTVIDGKSDQPELEFEVFFSDLPSNDFNTLFRSFEEKVNGSSHKYFAAGVPGSFYGRLFPKGELHVVVTTSALQWLSQIPEKVMEKGSKTWNKGRAWIQGAEGEVVEAYAEQSDKDLVQFLKCRKEEIVEGGVLFMLMGGRPSGLVSQVSDHDSSLRHLFTIFMDQAWQDLVDEFAKGFNRRGEKRWFQHSGVPEKHRGDSGCD
- the LOC130502813 gene encoding uncharacterized protein LOC130502813 produces the protein MILQLEVEEDIVRRAGLRESSYYGSFDDSDDDDDNLYQPVRMSCVKRDGCEECNVVVAKLMGLEMKPVTVKGKPVNDKLGTLLKRERQRRRDRTLDINSRNGQASCSSRGFDAMKPIRAVGSPSRVGGWPTLSLP